Within Candidatus Aminicenantes bacterium, the genomic segment TCATGCGGCTGACAAACTCTTTTAATGCCATCGTTCAACAGATTCCAGAGACAGATGTTGAGTTCTGGTATGCAAGAGATATTCAGGAGACATTGGGCTATACGGAATGGCGAAACTTCCTGAAGGTTGTTGAAAAAGCAAAGGAAGCAGCTGAAAACTCAGGTGCATTAGTTCAAAACCATTTTGTTGACGTCAACAAAATGGTCAAAATCGGCTCAGGGGCAGAGCGCTCTGTTGAAGATATCGTGCTCACCCGTTACGCCTGTTATCTTATTGCCCAGAACGGCGACCCCCGCAAAGAGGTCATTGCCTTCGCTCAGACTTATTTTGCCATTCAAACCCGAAAACAGGAACTTATTGAAGAGCGTATCCGCCTTCAAGAGCGTCTTCAGGCGAGAAAGAAACTGACAGAATCAGAAACAGAACTTTCCAGAAACATTTATGAACGAGGTGTTGACGACAGAGGATTTGGGCGGATTCGATCCAGGGGGGATGCCGCTTTGTTTGGAGGAAACACCACTGCACAAATGAAAGATAAATTGGGAATGCCTAAAAATAGACCTTTGGCAGATTTCCTACCCACTGTGACCATTGCAGCCAAAAACCTTGCGGCCGAGATTACCAATTTCAATGTCAAACAACACGATTTACAGGGAGAGCCTGTAATTTCATCTGAGCACGTCCAGAATAATACAAGTGTACGCAATATGCTTGGGGAAAGAGGGATCAAACCCGAAGAACTCCCCTCGGAAGAGGATATCAAAAAGCTGGAGCGACGGGTGAAATCGACCGAGAAAGAGCTGGTTAAGGGAAGCGAACTTCCACATAAGAATGATGAGGCCTGAATGATGAATGATGAATGGAACTATCACTCAGTCCTTAGCACTCCTTATTCAGAATCCGCCGAAGCTGCCTGGCTCAAGGAGATTCAGCAATGAGCAAAGCGCTCCAAGTTCCAAATGATTGGAAACCAGCAAAAATCAAAGATGTTGCTCAGATCAATCCTCGCTCGAATTCTGTTGATGATGACACCTTGGTGACATTTCTTCCAATGAATGCTGTGTCCGAGTCAGGGATTATTCAAGGTGATGAGATTCGAAAAGCAATCGATGTAAAGAATGGTTTTACATCATTTGAATCCGGAGATGTCTTGGTAGCCAAAATTACTCCTTGCTTTGAGAATTATAAAGGCTGCCTATGCAAAGAGCTAAAAAATGATCGCGGTTATGGCAGCACTGAATTTCATGTCCTTCGGCCTAAAAAAAGTATAACTGGCGAGTATCTGCATATCCTTACCAGGACTCACCATTTTAGAGGAACAGGCGAGCTTAACATGACAGGTACAGCTGGCCAGAAACGTGTTCCTGCGATTTTTTTGGAGAACTATGAATTCCAGCTCCCACCTCTTCCCGAGCAA encodes:
- the dinD gene encoding DNA damage-inducible protein D, giving the protein MDKNTIMRLTNSFNAIVQQIPETDVEFWYARDIQETLGYTEWRNFLKVVEKAKEAAENSGALVQNHFVDVNKMVKIGSGAERSVEDIVLTRYACYLIAQNGDPRKEVIAFAQTYFAIQTRKQELIEERIRLQERLQARKKLTESETELSRNIYERGVDDRGFGRIRSRGDAALFGGNTTAQMKDKLGMPKNRPLADFLPTVTIAAKNLAAEITNFNVKQHDLQGEPVISSEHVQNNTSVRNMLGERGIKPEELPSEEDIKKLERRVKSTEKELVKGSELPHKNDEA
- a CDS encoding restriction endonuclease subunit S → MSKALQVPNDWKPAKIKDVAQINPRSNSVDDDTLVTFLPMNAVSESGIIQGDEIRKAIDVKNGFTSFESGDVLVAKITPCFENYKGCLCKELKNDRGYGSTEFHVLRPKKSITGEYLHILTRTHHFRGTGELNMTGTAGQKRVPAIFLENYEFQLPPLPEQKAIAALLSTWDEATEKTEKLIQAKERWFKWLLND